The genomic stretch GAGGGCCGACAGCACCGCAACCGTTCCGATGAAATAGCCTGGTATCCTGAAGGTTATGTGGCCGCGCCATATGAGGTAGAGCGCGCCCAGGAGTATGGCGGGGACCGATGTCTCACCGATGCTCCCTGCCACGTTCCCGAAGAAGAGGGCCGCGTACGGGGTCTTGATCCCCGATAGCTTCAGGAGCGCGAGCGGCGTTGCCGTCGTGAGGGCATCGAACCCCTGCATCCAAGGCGCCTGGCTCACGGGCCACACCCACCGGGTCATCAGCACCGGCCACGATGCAAGGAGCACGGCCCGCCCTATGAGAGCCGGGTTAAAGGGATTCTGCCCGAGCCCGCCGAAGACATGCTTTGCAACCCCGATCGCCACGATCGAACCGATGGCCGGGATCCAGAGCGGGACCGTCGGCGGCAAGACTAGGGCGAGCAAGAGGCCTGCAACGGCCGCACTGTAGTCATTTATAGTGACCGGTTTGTGCAGGGCCTTCTGTATCACAGCCTCTGTAATGATAGCAAAGGCGACGCCCACAAGGATTACAAGGAGGGCCTGCAATTTGAAGAATAGGATTCCCATTGCGCTCGCCGGGATCAGGGCGATGATGACGTCTCGCATGATCTGTGGCGTCGCGATGGGCGACCTCAGGTGCGGGGACGACGAGACAATCAACCTCTTCTCAGCCATGGTATCAATGTTATCAGCCATACGCTACCCCTCCCTCTACTGTTTCTTCCGCCGCCTGGCCATTATCTCGGATTTCGCGAGCCTTATAGCCTGCACAAGGGGCCGGCGCGAGGGACAGATATAGCCGCATGAGCCGCACTCTATGCAGTCCAGGGCATTATACTCCTCAGCCTCGTCGAAACGCCCGGCCTCGGCCCGCTGGCTTATGAAGAGGGGCAGGAGCCGCATGGGACAAGCCCCAACGCACTTGCCGCAACGGACGCAGGGCATGGATGTATCCTCGACCTCGACCTCGTCTTTCGAGAGGGCCAGCACCCCGGAGGTCCCCTTGGTGACCGGGACGTCGGTGGAGAACTGCGCAACCCCCATCATCGGCCCGCCGATGATCACCTTGGCAGGCTCCTTCACAAACCCGCCACACTCCTCTATCAGATCGCCTATTGCAGTTCCGATCTTGACTTTTAGATTCTGAGGCTCCCGTATGCATGAGCCTGCGACGGTTACAACGCGCTCAACCAGCGGCATGCCCTTCTCCAGCGCCTCAGCGACAGCGACCGCGGTGCCGACGTTATTGACGACAACGCCCACGTCCACAGGCAGGCCGCCAGAAGGGATCTCCCTGC from Bacillota bacterium encodes the following:
- a CDS encoding RnfABCDGE type electron transport complex subunit D; protein product: MAEKRLIVSSSPHLRSPIATPQIMRDVIIALIPASAMGILFFKLQALLVILVGVAFAIITEAVIQKALHKPVTINDYSAAVAGLLLALVLPPTVPLWIPAIGSIVAIGVAKHVFGGLGQNPFNPALIGRAVLLASWPVLMTRWVWPVSQAPWMQGFDALTTATPLALLKLSGIKTPYAALFFGNVAGSIGETSVPAILLGALYLIWRGHITFRIPGYFIGTVAVLSALFGQDPLFHILAGGLMIGAFFMATDYVSTPVTPRGQALFGIGCGVLTVMIRLFGGYPEGVCYAILIMDATTAVLDKFTRPRKFGEVRRGA